In Juglans regia cultivar Chandler chromosome 13, Walnut 2.0, whole genome shotgun sequence, the following proteins share a genomic window:
- the LOC109008129 gene encoding multicopper oxidase LPR2 produces the protein MIITERIMLSNLLSVVILGLLTTSWGEDRLLDPSRLEMFVDELPDMPKIQGFHVVSGVLKSKSLKIGMFKKKWKFHRDLPPTPVFAYGLTKDTATVPGPTIEALHGVDTYVTWRNHLSRKHILPWDPTIPTAMPANKKGIPTVVHLHGGIDEPESDGNSNSWFTSGFKARGPTWTKKKYHYHNQQHPGNLWYHDHAMGLTRINLLAGLIGAYIIRHPDVETPLGLPSGDEFDRPLIVFDRGFRTDGSIYMNSTGNNPSIHPQWQPEYFGDAIIVNGKAWPRMTVRRRKYRFRIINASNARFFRFFFTNGLRFIHVGSDSAYLNEPVTTNEILLGPSEITDVVVDFSMSENDSAILANNASYPYPSGDPVNEVNSKVVKFDILNHQEIDTWRVPKKLIEYPAPSLSSVSRTRYIAMYEYTSDIDEPIHLYLNGKPYEAPVTETPRVGTTEIWNIINLTEDNHPLHIHLGLFKTLDQTGLVNLEEFKSCMTKINNAIKCQISKHARGKKIEVLAHEKGWKNVYKMTPGVVTRILVKFSYIHSNASYAFDATSEPGYVYHCHILDHEDNVMMRPLKFLN, from the exons ATGATCATCACTGAGAGAATTATGCTATCTAATCTTCTTTCTGTTGTTATTTTAGGACTGCTCACAACTTCATGGGGAGAAGACAGGCTTTTGGACCCATCCAGGTTGGAAATGTTTGTGGATGAGCTTCCAGACATGCCCAAAATCCAAGGCTTTCATGTTGTGTCTGGTGTTCTCAAGTCCAAATCACTGAAGATTGGCATGTTCAAGAAGAAATGG AAATTCCATCGAGATCTACCCCCGACCCCGGTGTTTGCCTACGGTCTGACCAAGGACACGGCAACTGTTCCTGGTCCAACAATCGAGGCCCTTCATGGAGTTGACACATACGTGACGTGGAGAAATCACCTCTCTAGAAAGCATATACTTCCTTGGGACCCAACCATCCCAACAGCCATGCCAGCTAACAAGAAGGGGATTCCCACGGTGGTTCATCTCCACGGTGGCATCGATGAGCCCGAGAGTGATGGAAACTCAAACTCCTGGTTCACCTCTGGATTCAAAGCAAGAGGGCCCACCTGGACCAAGAAAAAGTATCATTATCACAACCAACAACACCCTGGTAATTTATGGTACCATGATCATGCCATGGGATTGACTAGGATCAACCTCCTAGCTGGCTTGATTGGGGCTTATATTATTCGTCACCCGGATGTGGAGACGCCACTTGGACTCCCTAGCGGCGATGAATTCGATCGGCCGTTGATCGTTTTCGATCGAGGCTTTCGCACTGATGGTTCCATATACATGAATTCCACCGGAAACAATCCCTCCATACATCCTCAGTGGCAGCCTGAATATTTTGGTGATGCCATCATAGTAAATGGCAAAGCTTGGCCACGTATGACCGTGCGACGTCGGAAATACAGGTTTCGAATTATCAATGCAAGCAACGCTAGATTTTTTAGGTTCTTTTTCACCAACGGCTTGAGATTCATCCACGTGGGGTCCGATTCAGCTTATCTTAATGAGCCGGTGACGACCAATGAGATTTTACTGGGGCCATCTGAGATCACTGACGTGGTTGTTGACTTTTCCATGTCAGAGAATGACTCTGCTATCCTGGCCAACAATGCATCCTATCCCTACCCATCGGGGGATCCAGTCAACGAAGTGAATAGCAAGGTCGTCAAGTTTGATATCCTCAATCATCAAGAAATCGACACGTGGCGAGTTCCCAAGAAGCTGATTGAATACCCAGCTCCATCTTTATCCAGTGTATCGCGCACACGGTATATCGCTATGTATGAGTACACGAGCGATATCGACGAGCCAATTCATCTGTACTTAAATGGGAAACCGTACGAGGCACCCGTTACGGAGACTCCTAGAGTGGGGACCACCGAGATCTGGAACATAATCAATCTGACAGAGGATAATCATCCTCTGCACATACATCTTGGACTCTTTAAGACGTTGGATCAAACAGGGCTGGTGAATTTGGAAGAGTTCAAGAGCTGCATGACGAAAATCAACAATGCGATCAAGTGCCAAATAAGCAAGCATGCCCGCGGCAAAAAGATAGAGGTGCTGGCTCACGAAAAGGGGTGGAAGAACGTGTACAAGATGACACCCGGAGTAGTGACAAGGATCCTAGTCAAGTTTTCTTACATACACTCGAACGCATCGTACGCCTTTGATGCAACTTCAGAGCCTGGATACGTATATCATTGCCAC ATCTTGGATCATGAAGACAATGTGATGATGAGGCCCTTGAAATTCTTGAATTGA
- the LOC109008137 gene encoding uncharacterized lipoprotein syc1174_c-like isoform X2 produces MAVHLGRPLPSFAARNPLVPKSQPSTKLSVSCSAMNHSVKVLNAAMLYWPMPNVLYVEGHALDRFAEELWALQPVHQNRVGLVLDAGIEEELRIRHLQVADAVRASLGLPVVEYIVTDTPLEVEMWVDPKNGQSTGRIKHPDSLLRAVQTLVSRSGVNAIAVVGRFPDDDDAEGTDDYRQGMGIDLLAGVEAVISHLVVQEFQIPCAHAPACSPFPLSLSLSPKSAAEELGHTFLPCVLAGLSNAPQYLVKNNDSLEKGCILASDVDSVILPNDACGGDGALAFARIKRNKPLIITVEENETVLNDTPDKLGIEAVQVSNYWEAIGVIAAHKAGTDPHSLRRNRIDNIPCNSPLLANGNVFSSTMPIT; encoded by the exons ATGGCAGTCCATCTCGGCCGTCCACTCCCCTCCTTCGCCGCCCGAAACCCGTTGGTTCCAAAATCCCAGCCGTCCACCAAATTAAGCGTCTCCTGCTCCGCTATGAACCACTCTGTCAAG GTGCTCAATGCGGCGATGCTGTACTGGCCCATGCCCAATGTTTTGTACGTTGAAGGCCACGCTCTTGACCGGTTTGCTGAAGAATTATGGGCCTTACAGCCTGTTCACCAAAACAGG GTGGGATTGGTTCTTGATGCTGGAATAGAGGAAGAGCTTCGGATACGCCATTTACAAGTGGCTGATGCTGTAAGGGCTTCCCTTGGATTGCCTGTGGTGGAATATATTGTAACTGACACCCCTTTGGAG GTAGAAATGTGGGTTGATCCAAAGAATGGGCAATCAACAGGGAGGATTAAACACCCTGACTCATTACTGAGAGCTGTACAGACTTTAGTTAGCCGTTCAGGGGTGAATGCCATTGCAGTTGTTGGACGCTTcccagatgatgatgatgctgaaGGCACGGATGATTATCGACAAGGGATG GGAATAGATCTATTGGCAGGGGTGGAGGCAGTTATAAGTCATTTGGTGGTGCAGGAATTCCAAATTCCTTGTGCTCATGCTCCTGCATGTTCACCTTTTCCCCTGAGCCTATCACTATCCCCAAAATCAGCTGCTGAGGAG TTAGGACACACATTCTTGCCATGTGTGCTTGCTGGGCTAAGTAATGCACCACAATACTTGGTCAAGAACAATGATTCCTTGGAGAAGGGTTGCATACTGGCAAGTGATGTTGATAGTGTGATTCTTCCAAATGATGCGTGTGGAGGAGATGGTGCTCTTGCTTTTGCAAGGATCAAGAGGAACaag CCACTTATTATTACTGTGGAGGAAAATGAAACAGTTCTCAATGATACACCAGATAAGCTTGGCATTGAAGCG GTCCAGGTCTCAAACTACTGGGAAGCCATTGGTGTCATTGCAGCTCACAAAGCAGGAACAGACCCACATTCACTCAGAAGAAACAGAATAGACAACATTCCATGCAATTCCCCCCTGCTTGCCAATGGTAATGTGTTTTCAAGTACTATGCCCATCACCTGA
- the LOC109008137 gene encoding uncharacterized lipoprotein syc1174_c-like isoform X1, translating to MAVHLGRPLPSFAARNPLVPKSQPSTKLSVSCSAMNHSVKFKRDYTSVMIVPTGIGAAIGGFAGDALPVARALSSVVDCLITHPNVLNAAMLYWPMPNVLYVEGHALDRFAEELWALQPVHQNRVGLVLDAGIEEELRIRHLQVADAVRASLGLPVVEYIVTDTPLEVEMWVDPKNGQSTGRIKHPDSLLRAVQTLVSRSGVNAIAVVGRFPDDDDAEGTDDYRQGMGIDLLAGVEAVISHLVVQEFQIPCAHAPACSPFPLSLSLSPKSAAEELGHTFLPCVLAGLSNAPQYLVKNNDSLEKGCILASDVDSVILPNDACGGDGALAFARIKRNKPLIITVEENETVLNDTPDKLGIEAVQVSNYWEAIGVIAAHKAGTDPHSLRRNRIDNIPCNSPLLANGNVFSSTMPIT from the exons ATGGCAGTCCATCTCGGCCGTCCACTCCCCTCCTTCGCCGCCCGAAACCCGTTGGTTCCAAAATCCCAGCCGTCCACCAAATTAAGCGTCTCCTGCTCCGCTATGAACCACTCTGTCAAG TTTAAGAGGGACTACACGAGCGTCATGATAGTCCCGACGGGGATAGGAGCCGCAATCGGTGGATTCGCAGGAGACGCTCTGCCCGTAGCTCGCGCTCTCTCCTCCGTCGTCGACTGTCTCATCACTCACCCTAAT GTGCTCAATGCGGCGATGCTGTACTGGCCCATGCCCAATGTTTTGTACGTTGAAGGCCACGCTCTTGACCGGTTTGCTGAAGAATTATGGGCCTTACAGCCTGTTCACCAAAACAGG GTGGGATTGGTTCTTGATGCTGGAATAGAGGAAGAGCTTCGGATACGCCATTTACAAGTGGCTGATGCTGTAAGGGCTTCCCTTGGATTGCCTGTGGTGGAATATATTGTAACTGACACCCCTTTGGAG GTAGAAATGTGGGTTGATCCAAAGAATGGGCAATCAACAGGGAGGATTAAACACCCTGACTCATTACTGAGAGCTGTACAGACTTTAGTTAGCCGTTCAGGGGTGAATGCCATTGCAGTTGTTGGACGCTTcccagatgatgatgatgctgaaGGCACGGATGATTATCGACAAGGGATG GGAATAGATCTATTGGCAGGGGTGGAGGCAGTTATAAGTCATTTGGTGGTGCAGGAATTCCAAATTCCTTGTGCTCATGCTCCTGCATGTTCACCTTTTCCCCTGAGCCTATCACTATCCCCAAAATCAGCTGCTGAGGAG TTAGGACACACATTCTTGCCATGTGTGCTTGCTGGGCTAAGTAATGCACCACAATACTTGGTCAAGAACAATGATTCCTTGGAGAAGGGTTGCATACTGGCAAGTGATGTTGATAGTGTGATTCTTCCAAATGATGCGTGTGGAGGAGATGGTGCTCTTGCTTTTGCAAGGATCAAGAGGAACaag CCACTTATTATTACTGTGGAGGAAAATGAAACAGTTCTCAATGATACACCAGATAAGCTTGGCATTGAAGCG GTCCAGGTCTCAAACTACTGGGAAGCCATTGGTGTCATTGCAGCTCACAAAGCAGGAACAGACCCACATTCACTCAGAAGAAACAGAATAGACAACATTCCATGCAATTCCCCCCTGCTTGCCAATGGTAATGTGTTTTCAAGTACTATGCCCATCACCTGA